TTAGGTTTTTATGCAGATTGGGTGCCAGAGGAGATTGAAAAGCTCGTCATTGCCATTGCGAAAACGCCTTATCAGGTCGTTGAATATCCTTTGTTAGAGGTCATTATTCGACATCACCATGGTGGAAAGGAAACGCGTTATTTAGCCTTGAATGAGTGTACGGTGAAAAGCATAGAAGGTACACTTGTGATGGATGTTGAAATAAAAGGACAATTATTTGAAACATTTAGAGGGGATGGTTTATGTATTTCGACCCCAACAGGGAGCACTGCATACAATAAAGCATTAGGGGGAGCAATCCTTCATCCTTCTCTTCCAGCGATTCAATTAACAGAAATGGCTTCGATTAACAATCGGGTCTTTCGGACAATTGGTTCACCGCTCATTTTACCAGATCATCATACTTGCCTATTACGGCCAGTAAACGATGTGGACTATCAAATTACAATTGATCACTTAACGCTTTTGCACAAAAATGTAAAATCTATTCAATGTCGGGTTGCCAATGAAAAAGTTCGCTTTGCACGCTTCCGTCCGTTCCCATTTTGGAAACGAGTCCGCGAATCCTTTATTACAGAAAATGATTAAGGAATGGTACAAAAATATTCGTGAATCCAGAAGGAAAGGGTTAGATCGTGAAATCGTTTCAGTTAAATTGGGTTATTGACAAAGAACATGAGGGGATGTTCCTTCGTGAATTTTTGCGGAAACAACAAATTTCAAAGGCAGCTTTGACAGATATTAAATTTCATGGTGGGAAAATTATTGTAAATGGAAAAGAGGAAAATGTACGGTATGTGTTAAAAAAAGAAGACGTTGTCGTTGTTATTTTTCCAGAAGAAAAGCCGAGTGAGTCGATGAAACCGGAAAAAGTCCCATTTGAAATCGTCTTTGAAGATGAACATTGTCTCGTTGTGAATAAACCACCATACGTATCGACGATTCCATCCCGCGAGCATCCGACGGGAAGCTTAGCTAACGGATTGCTATATCATTTTCAACAACATGGTGAAGAACGCACCGTTCATATCGTCAATCGATTGGATCGAGATACTTCAGGAATCATGCTTGTGGCAAAGCATCGCTTTAGTCACTCGTTATTTTCGAAAGAGCAGCAAAACGGAACGATTAAAAGGACATATGTTGCGATTGTACATGGGGTTCTTAAACAAGATCACGGAACGATACAGGCGCCAATCTCACGAAAGGAAGATAGTATTATTGAACGGACTGTACGTGAAGATGGTCAGCAGGCGATTACTCACTTTCGTGTGCTAAAACGTTTACAAAAGTGTACATTTGTCGAGCTCCAATTAGAAACAGGAAGAACCCATCAAATACGTGTTCATATGGCTCACATTGGCCATCCATTATGTGGAGATGCCCTTTACGGAGGGGAGAAAACAGACATCAACCGCCAAGCACTGCATAGCTATCAAATTGATTTTTATCATCCATTTTGTAAAAAAACACTTTCGTTTACATGTCCAATCCCAGAGGATATGAAAAATGTATTAAACAAGCATGCCTAATGAAGCGGGGCATGCTTTTCAATGTTTAATCTTCATCATGAAAAGCTCTAAATTTTTCAGGGACATATGGCATTGTCGAAGGGACAGAAATCGTTTCTTTTTCTGGATATCGTAATGCCGTTAAACAATTTCCAAATACACAACCTGTATCAATATTGACAGTATTATGGATAAAACGTGGTTTTTTAACAGGTGTGTGCCCATAAACAATAAAAGCTTTTCCTTTATATTCCTTTGCCCAGTCTCTTCGTTCTGGTGTACCGTCAGCGTTTTTCTTTCCTGTTATATCTCCATAAAGTACAAAAGTTTTTACCTTTTTGTCTTTTCTTCCTATATACTCCTCTTTCAGCCCAGCATGAGCTACAACTAGCTGCCCGTTATCTAAAATGGCATAGAGTGGGGCTTGTTCATAAAGTTCCATAAACATGCCGCGAATCAATCTTTGTTGTTCATCATGCAAGCTTTCATATTCCGCCACTGTTGTTTCTAAGCCGTGGGCAATTTGAACCGGATTGCCACGGAAAAAGCGATATAATTTATTACAATGATTACCAGGAACGTAAATTCCTTTATGTTGTTTTACGATTTGATAGACGGTTTCAATGACTTTTAAAGAGTTCGGACCGCGATCGGTTAAATCTCCAACAAAGACAAGCTTTCGGCCATCAGGATGTTCAAGTGTTTTATTTCTCCAATGGTACCCTAATTTTTTTGTTAGCTGTAAAAATTCAACAAAACAACCGTGTATATCTCCAATAATATCGTACTTCATTTTTCATCACCTCGTTCTATTATAAGCATTATTGACTCATAAAAAACAGTTGTAAAGTCTACAGAGTCCCTAAATCGCTTAATTAAGACAATGAATCATTATTGGTCGTGGTTACTCTTTTGAAGCCCTCAGAGCCAAGATTTTGTTCACACAGGGCTATCGTAAAGTCAAAAAGAAAAAGAAATTCAAAGAAGTTGAAGTTACATTCGGTAAAATGCTACCTAATCAAATGCCAAATTGGTTAAAACCAGTATATGAATGGGTGTATGAAGAAATCTATGGTGCTGATTTTTCCACACTGAATAAGGCTATGGAAGAGGGAACTTTTTAACCCTCTTTCCACACTATTTTCCGATTACCCATCAATTTATTGATGAGATTTTATGAGATTCATAGTGGTAGTATTGATATTCGTGAAAAACCCGCGAAAATCTCCGCAACACATTTGGAATGGTGCTACAGGATACATGGCTCTTTCACGTAACAATCAAAGAAAACACTGCTTATGGTAAAAACGGGGCGACTGACGAAGAAATTTTTCAAGCGGCAAAAACAGCATGTGCGACCATTTAATCCGGACCTTGCCAGAAGGGTACGATACGCTCTTAAATGAGGAAGCTTCGAACATCTCTCAAGATCAAAAGCAGCTTCTAACGATTGCTCGGGCGATTCTTGCTGACCCCCCGATCTTAATTTTGGATAAGGAGACATCAAACGTCGATACTCGAACAGAGCTTTTAATCCAACAGGCCATGAACCGTTTAATGGAAGGCCGGACAAGTTTTGTCATTGCCCACCGGCTCTCTACAATTAGAAACGCCGATATCATTTTAGTCATGGATCAAGGAAAAGTAATTGAACATGGAACCCACCGTGAACTGTTAAAAGCCAATGGTTTCTATGCTGACCTTTATTACAGCCAGTTTACGAAAACAAAAGCGGTATAAAATAAAAAATGTCTGGCACTTCATGCGACTTCAAATTGGGTATGCTTACAAAAGCGCACTATTATTGATAAGTGCTTGAAGACAATTGGCTATAATTGTTATCATAGCCGTTTTGTAATAACAGACTGCTGTATGAACGGAAAATGTGTTTTTACAGCATATGAAAAAAAGAAATACTTACCAATACAAATATGAACCCTTTACTTTGGATTTGAACAGCAACCTTGTACTTTCCATAGTAAAGGATTTTTTATTAACTGATAACTTTGAACATTACTATAATTTAATTCAATGCAACGCTAGTTTTATATTGATTATTACATTTTAGTAAATAATTATATAAAACAGCAAATTTCATAATCATCGGCGAGACGATGGAAATCAGCAAATCTTTTTTCGTCTTATTAGTAAAGGCTGATAAAAGGGTAGCAAGCGTCAGTGCCGTGATCGCCAGCAAAAAAGTGACGACTGATAGCTGCCAAAAATCTCCCGCCATCCAAATATCAAGTACATATACGCAGTACGTGACAATAACGAACGATTGAACAATCGTAAATAAACCAAATCCCAGCAAATAACCTGTTACAATCTCCCATCTTTTAATCGGTGTCGACAACAATTTTTATAATGTTCCTTGCGTTCTTTCCTGCAAAAATGAAATGCCGCCTATAATAAAAACAAAGAAAAAGACAAAAAAACCAATAAGTATCGAACCTGTCTGATCAAAAAGATTGATTTTGTCAGAGCCATAATAATATTCGACATCAGGCTGAATATTTTTTTTGTCTGACAAGGAGTTGTAAGCGCTTTGAATCACTTTCATGACCGCTGAATTGGCTGTCGGATCGCTTCCTTCCAGCAAAACATATATGTATGTGGATCACTATCCGTATGAGCTTTCAGATCAATTTTGTGGGGACGAAACGTACATCTGCGTAAACGGTCGATGGCATTATCTGTTTTTCTTGTTTGATGCGGTGAAAAAGATTATCCTTTCTTACCCCGTGTCTTCAAACCGTGACACAACGTCCGCTATTCGTGCGATCGATGAAGTATTACTAAAGATGAAAGAAATACCTGAAAATCTTATATTCGTTGTCGACGGGAATCCAATCTACCTTCTCACCCAACATTTCTTAGCTCAACATGGGATTTCGTTTGATGTAAAACAAGTCATTGGTCTCACCAATGAAGATCCTGTTTCAACCGAATATCGACCTCTGAAACAAATTGTCGAAGGGCTCAATCGAACATATAAGGGCAACTATCGCCCGACACACGGATTAGGGTCTGAACACGGTTCCGTATCTTTCGTCACATTGTTTGTCGCTTATTTTAACTTCTTACGTCCTCACGCGGCTCTAGAAAGGAAAGTGCCTGTTGTCCACCCGGCATTACTTGGGCTACCTACCATGACTGCTCGTTGGACAAAGCTGATTGAGTTAGCCCAACAATGGATCGTCGAGCAACGTTCAGCTTCACTTTTTGTATAGCTGATCCCTTGGGTTACTCAGCAATCGGCAACAGCGAACTCTTGACAAACCGAACTCGCCAATGGTTTAAAATGGAAAGACCAAGGGCTTATTTGGTATGACTTCTTTTTGTTCCCTTCGCCCTTGATATCCTCACATTCAACCATTGGCGTGTTTGTCAAGAGCGATTGCGGGGACTTACCACCTAATACATGGAAATAACTCTGCGCATTTATTAAGTTTTCATAGAACTTTTGACACTACCTTATCGAGTGTTAACGTTCCGGTAGTGTATCATTTACTGTACTTCTCGATTTAAGGACGTTGAATCGCCCCGGAATTTTAATCATCTTCCAACAGTGTTCAACTGTTTCTTAATAATCCCTTCGATCTTTGGATGAGCAATATTCTTTGCAGCATTATAATCGGCGTGAGTTCTAAAACCGCATTTAGTGCATCAAAAATTCTCTTCAAAACGATTTTCATTAGCGATATGACCACATTTACTATAACGCTGTGAAGTGTATTCAGGATTAATCTTAATTACCTTTATCCCTACTAGCTTGGCTTTATACTGAATTTTTTCTTGAAGGTCAAAATAAGACCAGTTTTTCAAAAACACTTCATTTTTGCTAATTCCAGACAGATCTTCTAATTGGATAGTCCC
This is a stretch of genomic DNA from Bacillus alveayuensis. It encodes these proteins:
- a CDS encoding NAD+ kinase (product_source=KO:K00858; cath_funfam=2.60.200.30,3.40.50.10330; cog=COG0061; ko=KO:K00858; pfam=PF01513; superfamily=111331) — protein: MKFAISSKGDGTSNILAQKMRSYLLDFELEYDEDEPDICISVGGDGTLLYAFHRYRGRLDKTAFIGVHTGHLGFYADWVPEEIEKLVIAIAKTPYQVVEYPLLEVIIRHHHGGKETRYLALNECTVKSIEGTLVMDVEIKGQLFETFRGDGLCISTPTGSTAYNKALGGAILHPSLPAIQLTEMASINNRVFRTIGSPLILPDHHTCLLRPVNDVDYQITIDHLTLLHKNVKSIQCRVANEKVRFARFRPFPFWKRVRESFITEND
- a CDS encoding 23S rRNA pseudouridine1911/1915/1917 synthase (product_source=KO:K06180; cath_funfam=3.10.290.10,3.30.2350.10; cog=COG0564; ko=KO:K06180; pfam=PF00849; superfamily=55120; tigrfam=TIGR00005); translated protein: MKSFQLNWVIDKEHEGMFLREFLRKQQISKAALTDIKFHGGKIIVNGKEENVRYVLKKEDVVVVIFPEEKPSESMKPEKVPFEIVFEDEHCLVVNKPPYVSTIPSREHPTGSLANGLLYHFQQHGEERTVHIVNRLDRDTSGIMLVAKHRFSHSLFSKEQQNGTIKRTYVAIVHGVLKQDHGTIQAPISRKEDSIIERTVREDGQQAITHFRVLKRLQKCTFVELQLETGRTHQIRVHMAHIGHPLCGDALYGGEKTDINRQALHSYQIDFYHPFCKKTLSFTCPIPEDMKNVLNKHA
- a CDS encoding protein phosphatase (product_source=KO:K01090; cath_funfam=3.60.21.10; cog=COG0639; ko=KO:K01090; pfam=PF00149; superfamily=56300); amino-acid sequence: MKYDIIGDIHGCFVEFLQLTKKLGYHWRNKTLEHPDGRKLVFVGDLTDRGPNSLKVIETVYQIVKQHKGIYVPGNHCNKLYRFFRGNPVQIAHGLETTVAEYESLHDEQQRLIRGMFMELYEQAPLYAILDNGQLVVAHAGLKEEYIGRKDKKVKTFVLYGDITGKKNADGTPERRDWAKEYKGKAFIVYGHTPVKKPRFIHNTVNIDTGCVFGNCLTALRYPEKETISVPSTMPYVPEKFRAFHDED
- a CDS encoding ABC-type multidrug transport system fused ATPase/permease subunit (product_source=COG1132; cath_funfam=3.40.50.300; cog=COG1132; pfam=PF00005; superfamily=52540), with amino-acid sequence MCDHLIRTLPEGYDTLLNEEASNISQDQKQLLTIARAILADPPILILDKETSNVDTRTELLIQQAMNRLMEGRTSFVIAHRLSTIRNADIILVMDQGKVIEHGTHRELLKANGFYADLYYSQFTKTKAV
- a CDS encoding hypothetical protein (product_source=COG4944; cath_funfam=1.20.1070.10; cog=COG4944; pfam=PF12679; superfamily=161098; transmembrane_helix_parts=Outside_1_9,TMhelix_10_32,Inside_33_44,TMhelix_45_67,Outside_68_76,TMhelix_77_96,Inside_97_110), whose translation is MSTPIKRWEIVTGYLLGFGLFTIVQSFVIVTYCVYVLDIWMAGDFWQLSVVTFLLAITALTLATLLSAFTNKTKKDLLISIVSPMIMKFAVLYNYLLKCNNQYKTSVALN
- a CDS encoding hypothetical protein (product_source=Hypo-rule applied; superfamily=46565; transmembrane_helix_parts=Outside_1_35,TMhelix_36_58,Inside_59_66), yielding MKVIQSAYNSLSDKKNIQPDVEYYYGSDKINLFDQTGSILIGFFVFFFVFIIGGISFLQERTQGTL
- a CDS encoding transposase-like protein (product_source=COG3316; cath_funfam=3.30.420.10; cog=COG3316; pfam=PF13610; superfamily=53098), yielding MTAELAVGSLPSSKTYMYVDHYPYELSDQFCGDETYICVNGRWHYLFFLFDAVKKIILSYPVSSNRDTTSAIRAIDEVLLKMKEIPENLIFVVDGNPIYLLTQHFLAQHGISFDVKQVIGLTNEDPVSTEYRPLKQIVEGLNRTYKGNYRPTHGLGSEHGSVSFVTLFVAYFNFLRPHAALERKVPVVHPALLGLPTMTARWTKLIELAQQWIVEQRSASLFV